TTTTCCTGTTGCCGTTCTTCCTGGTGATGAAGATCAGCTTCTCGGAAGCAGCCCTGGCCATCCCGCCCTATTCCGAGATTTATACCTACGCCGAGCAGAAGTTCGAGCTGATGCTCAACGTCGGCAACTACGCCCTGCTGACTGCGGACGAGCTGTATCTCTCGGCGTACCTCGGCTCGTTGAAGGTCGCGTTGCTTAGCACACTGATGTGCCTGGTGATCGGTTTTCCGATGGCCTACGCCATCACCAAGACCAGCAAGGAAGCGCAAAACGTTCTGTTGCTGCTGATCATGATGCCGACCTGGACCGCGATCCTGATCCGCGTCTATGCGTGGATGGGCATCCTCAGTAACAACGGTTTGCTCAACGCGTTCCTGATGTGGACCGGCCTGACTTCGCACCCGATCGAGATCCTCAACACCAACACCGCCGTGTACATCGGCGTGGTGTATGCGTATCTGCCGTTCATGGTGCTGCCGCTGTACGCCAACCTGGTCAAGCACGATGGCAGCCTGCTGGAAGCCGCGTCCGACCTGGGCTCGAGCAACTTCAACAACTTCTGGAAAATCACCGTGCCGCTGGCCAAGAACGGCATCATCGCCGGTTGCATGCTGGTGTTCATTCCGGTGGTCGGCGAGTTCGTGATTCCGGAACTGCTGGGCGGTCCAGAGACCCTGATGATCGGACGTGTGCTGTGGCAAGAGTTCTTCAACAACCGCGATTGGCCGGTGGCGTCTGCCCTGGCGGTAGTGATGCTGTTGATTCTGATTGTGCCGATTCTGCTGTTTAACCGCAGTCAGGCCAAAGAGATGGAGGCACGGGGATGAAGCGCTTCGGATTTTCAAAGTTCATGTTGGTTTTCGGCCTGTCGTTCATCTACCTGCCGATGTTGATTCTGGTGATCTACTCGTTCAACGCCTCGAAACTGGTGACGGTGTGGGGAGGCTGGTCGTTCAAGTGGTACGCCGGCCTGCTCGACAACACGCAGTTGATGGGCTCGGTGGTGCGCTCTCTTGAGATCGCCTGCTACACCGCGATTGCCGCGGTGGCGCTGGGAACGCTGGCGGCATTCGTACTGACTCGCGTCACGCGCTTCAAAGGCCGCACGCTGTTCGGTGGCCTGGTGACAGCGCCGTTGGTGATGCCGGAGGTGATTACCGGTCTGTCGTTGCTGCTGCTGTTCGTGGCCATGGCGCAGTTGATCGGTTGGCCGATGGAACGCGGCATCGTGACGATCTGGATCGCCCACACCACGTTTTGTGCCGCCTACGTGGCGGTGGTAGTCTCCGCCCGCCTTCGCGAGCTGGACCTGTCCATCGAAGAAGCCGCCATGGACCTCGGTGCCAAGCCGTTCAAGGTGTTTTTCCTGATCACCATCCCGATGATCGCGCCGTCACTGGCGGCCGGCGGCATGATGTCGTTTGCTTTGTCACTGGATGACCTGGTGCTGGCGAGCTTCGTCTCTGGCCCGGGTTCCACGACCCTGCCGATGGAAGTGTTCTCGGCGGTGCGCCTGGGTGTGAAGCCGGAGATCAACGCCGTGGCCAGCCTGATTCTGTTGGCCGTCTCGATCGTGACCTTCATGGTCTGGTACTTCAGCCGCCGCGCAGAAGCCAGCCGTAAACGCGCGATCCAGGAAGCGATGGAGCAGACCGCGAGCGAATCCTGGCAACAACCGAAGAAGCAAATGGCTACCGCCACCGCTTAAGGCACCACCTCATTGTGGCGAGGGAGCTTGCTCCCGCTGGGCTGCGAAGCGGTCCCAAAATCTTGTGAGTGCTACGCACTCAAGCGGGAGCAAGCTCCCTCGCCACAGGTTCTGTTTTCACTGATTTCTGCTGTGTTTTTGAATAAAAAGAAATGGAGTTGTACCGATGAAAATGTTTGGCAGGACTCTGCTGACACTGTCCTTATTGGGCGCAATTGCCACGGGCGCCCAGGCCAATGACAAGGTTCTGCGCGTCTATAACTGGTCGGATTACATTGCCCCGGATACCGTCAAGAAGTTCGAAGACGAGACCGGTATCCAGGTGACCTACGATGTGTTCGACAGCAACGAAACCCTTGAAGCACGCCTGCTCGCAGGCAAATCCGGCTACGACATCGTCGTGCCGTCCAACAGTTTTCTGGCCAAGCAGATCAAGGCTGGTGTCTATCAGGAACTGGACAAATCCAAACTGTCGAATTGGAAAAACCTCAATACGGTACTGCTGAAAAACGCCTCCGCCAGCGACCCGGATAACGGCCATGCCTTCCCGTATATGTGGGGTTCGATCGGCATCGGCTTCAACCCGGACAAGGTCAAGGAAGTGCTCGGCACCAACGCCCCGACCAATTCCTGGGACCTGTTGTTCAAACCGGAAAACGCTGAAAAGCTCAAAGCCTGCGGCATCAGTTTCCTCGATTCGCCGACCGAGATGATCCCGGCCGCCCTGCACTACCTGGGCTACCCGGTGAACGATCAGGACAAGGCGCACATCGCTGAAGCCGAAGCGCTGTTCATGAAGATTCGCCCGTCGGTGGCGTATTTCCATTCATCGAAATACATCTCCGACCTGGCTAACGGGAATATCTGCGTGGCCGTCGGTTACTCCGGCGACGTGCTGCAAGCCAAGGCCCGCGCCGAGGAAGCCGGGGACAAGGTGAAGATCGACTACAGCATTCCGAAGGAAGGTGCCGGCAGTTTTTACGACATGGTTGCCATTCCGCGTGATGCCGCCAACGTCGAGAACGCCTACCTGTTCATGAATTTCCTGATGCGTCCCGACATCATCGCCGAGATCACCAACAACATCGGCTACAGCAACGCCAACGCAGCGGCCACGCCGTTGGTGGATGAAGCGATTCGCAACGATCCGGGCTCGTACCCGCCAGAAGCGGTGATGGCAACGTTGTATGCCATTCCTGACCAGCCGATTGCCGTGCAGCGGATCATGACTCGGGGTTGGACCAAGGTGAAACTCGGAAAATAATCGCTGAAGCGCAAGGTGCTATCGCCAGCAAGCCGACTCCTACAATGGTCCCTGACCGAATACATCTCCTGTAGGAGCCGGCTTACTGGCGATGAGGCCCTATCATTCAACACACAAATCAGATCAACCATTTCTATACATGCAGCGCCTTACCACCGCTGCATCGCTCACCTGGCTCCTCGGTTATGGTGAAGTTTGGCGCCCTCGGGCGCCTTTTTTTGTTCGGGATCAGGCGCTGCCCAACGGCCACTCGGCCAACGCGCGATAACGGCCCTTGTGCGATTCGAACAGGGTGAAGCGATCGGCTCGCAGGATAAATTCGGGGGGCGTAGCAGATTCGGGAACCGGTGCCCGATAGTCACGCGCCAAGGTCAAATGCGGGCGAAATTCCCGTGGCGCATCTTCCAGGCCAAACGGCGACAACGCTTGCTCCAGGTCATACACCAACCGCAACAACGCCGGCGATGTCTGCCCGGGCACCAGCACCAACACCCCGGCCCTGCGCCAGACATCCAGGCGATCAAGCTCCACGGTCAAACGTTCGTCCGGTGTACGCACAGACGCGACGGCCGTGCAGATGTCCGCCATCTGCGCGATTCCGACCGCGCCCAGAAACTTCAGGGTCAGATGAAAATTCTCAACCGGCACCGGGCGACCGATGCGCAGTTGCAAATCGCTGCGCCATTGGGCGATGGCCTTTTGTAGTGGCGGTGCGCAGTCCAGCGCGAAAAACAGCCGTTTGAACGGTTCATGGGATTGTTCATTCATGCAGGACACCTCAGCGGGTTACCGCATGAGTGTACAAAGGAAAACTGCACAGGGATAAACCTGTGGCGAGGGAGCTTGGTGGGCCGCGCCGCCTGAGCCCGGTCAGGACGAAATGCAGCTGGAATGGGGCTGGCTGGTGCATTACAGCGAAGGCGAACCGCGATTCGAGTTCATCCGCGAGCGCCCGACCGATCTCGAAATCCGCAATCGCAAAAGTTGCAGGATCACCCCGGCGGCGGAGTGATCCGCGATATCAGCTCAAGCCTTAACGATCATTTCAAAACCGCCGAAAATCATCCGCTGGCCGTCGAACGGCGCTGGATTGACGTCCGGTTGTACCCTCGGATCGGTCATCAGTTTCGCCATTCCGGCATCACGGGTGGGCTTGTCCGGCCAGATGATCCAGGAAAACACCACGGTTTCGTCCTCCTTGAGTTTCACTGCCATGGGAAACGAGGTCACCTTGCCGTCGGGAACGTCGTCGCCCCAGCATTCGGCGAGGCTGAGCGCGCCGTTCTCGATGAAAATGCCGGCGGCCATCTCGGCGTGCTTCTTGAATTTCTCCCGGTTGGCCGTGGGTACGGCAATGACAAAGCCATCAACATAAGACATGAGAGTTCTCCTCGGTTCATGGGGTGATCCGCTGGTTAGTCGACTGAGTCGGACTCCAATCGACAGAGCCGCCATCCGGACCGACCGACGGTTCGGCGCTCTGCGCCAGGTTCCCTTCGATCTGCGCCGCCATGTACAAGGTGCCCGCCATCACCCCGGTGGTCGGGTTCTGCACCAGTTTCGTCCAGGCTTTGTCGAACGTGTTGCCCAGGCTACTGCGGATCAGCGCTTCGCTGTCCGGCCGGTCGTTGGCCTGGATGATCGCCCGAACGCCCGCCACCCCTACGGAGATCAACGCACCGGCCAGCTTTCCGGCGACCGCCGCTACCGCACTGGCTGCCCCGCGCGGGGCCATCTCGGCTTCCATCCGTTGACTGGCACGCTTGGCCACTGGCGCCATGGCGGTGTCAGTCGAACCGACGCCCTTGTCGCCACCTGCCTTGTGGACCTTGTCTACCAGCGCCGCGTACGCAGGCAGCGCGGTCAGTTGCTCGGTGTGTACGACTTGATAGAGCGACGCATCCCTGGCGGCTGGCGGCCCAAGTGCAATCGCCGGGACTTTCTGGATGCGGCCATTGAGCTGAGCCATTGGCACACCATGACGCTGGGAGATCTTTTGCAGTTCTTCCTTGAGAATGTCCACGTAGAACGCCGCCGCCAGGCTCAGGATCGCATCCGGATCAACCTCCAGCGCCGCCGGGGCGAGCACTTTTTCCTGATACTTCTCCAGCAAATATTCGGCGAGGCGCTTTGCCGAGGCATCTTGCTCGTCTTTGTTACTACTGATGTTGTACCAACTGACCTTCATCGACAGCCATTCCTGAGTCCAGTAGCTGCTGAACCAGGGAATGAAGTTTTCTTCGGTCAGTTGATAGACCCGCGTGCGCCAGTAATCCATGGCCCCGCGCGCGTAGATTTTGGTCTGCTCGGTAGCTGATTGCGATGCGTCAATAATCTCCCGGTCTACTTGCTGCCAGGTGCTCGGGGATATCATGACCTGCGGCACTTCCACAGGGGCACGCGGGGCCGTGGCGCATCCCGCCAACACCACCAGCACGGCGACGATCAGCGAACGCAGGTTCAAGGTCGCGATTTCCTGAAGTCGGTTCCGGGCGGATTGTCCGGGTTTGAAAATGCCCTGATTTGAGTATAGGTGGCAGCAGATCGGGCCAACAAAAACGCCACTGAATTCGACCATCACTGCCATCGATATTCACCATCGTCACGAATGCCTTCCGCCCAACAGTCGTCAGCGTAGGATCACTTCCAACCCAACACGAAACCCTGTAGCGGAGGGTCGAATCATGCTAATCCATCTCCTGACTTGCCTGGCCCTGACGGCCTTCACGTTGAGCGCATTTGCCTGGTTCGTCCTGTCCGAGGAGCGCACGTCATGATCCAGCACGTCACCCTTTCCGTCAGCTTCCCGGTGTTCGGCACCAACTACTACTCGCAGACTTTCGAGTCTCGTAAAGTGTTGACCCTGGTATTCGACGAAAAATTCGAGGACATGCTGATTCCGTCGGCCGGCAACCACTTCAACAACGAAGTGGTCGGGCTCAACGATCAGTTTCGCTTTCTGAATGACGTACTCGCCGAGCATTTGCTGGCGACCGAACTCGCCAACAGCGCCCATCGGAATCAGTATTTCTGAGGCGTGACATCAACGATATAACCATTGCCTGAATGTCGAACGACAGAATGGAAATAACGGGTCAGATGTTAATAAGAGGTACAAACATCCCTCAGGCACACCCGTAACCATCGATGCACGGGATCGGCATTCAGTCGAGGATGCCAGATCATCGCCACGGTAAATTCCGGCAATGACAGTGGCAGCATAAAGCTGTGCATGCCGGACCGCAGGTTGGCCGTATGCCGCTCGGGCACGGTGGCAATCAGATCGCTGGACCGCGCCAGCGCCAATGCGGTCGAGAATCCGGACACGACGGTGACTATCTGCCGCTCAAGTTCAAGCCGCTCCAGCGCTTCATCAATCGCCCCTTTGTCTAAACCTCGCCGCGACACGCTGATATGGCGCCCCGCCGCGTAACGCGCAGGCGTGACCTCGCCAAGGCTCAACGAATGTCCCGCACTCACCACGCCGATCAAGCGGTCGCGGAACAGACCCTGAGTGTGCAACTCCGGGCTCGCGGCCTTGCCCACTACGCCGGTTTCCAGATCGACCGTCCCGTCACGCAGTCCTGCGCTGTCCTTGTCCGGCTTATGGATGAAGCGCAGGCGCACGCCCGGTGCCTCTGAAGCCACGCGGGCGATCAAGGCCGAGCCAAAGTTTTCGACGAATCCTTCACGGGTGCGCAGCGTGAAGGTGCGCACCACTTGCTTGAGGTCGGGCTGCTCGGCCGGGCGCAGCACGGCTTCAACATCTTGTGTCAGTTGGCTGACCCGTTCGCGCAATTCGAGTGCTCGCGGCGTCGGTACCAGACCGCGCCCGGCCCGGACCAGCAACGGATCGCCGGTGGTCTCGCGCAAACGCGCCAGCGCCCGGCTCATTGCCGAAGGGCTCAGGCGCAAGCGTTTCGCCGCGCCGGCCACGCTGCCTTCGGCCAACAGGACATCAAGGGTGATCAACAAGTTGAAATCAGGAATGGACATGCAGTGCCCCGCGTCGATGTGACATGGCGTTTGACGCACGTATTAGGTGCAAGTGGTGCGTCTTCCGCCATGTTAGGCGCGGGCGTAGATTTCTGATAGCTCCAATCCCGAGCGATCAGAAAAAGAGGGTTTGCATGATTTCCACAACGGCAATCGTACAAGGAGCGCAGCAGACGCGGGCGGGGCGCTGGGCGCTGGCCAGTTTGTCGCTGTCGATGTTGCTCTCCTCACTCGGCACCAGCATCGCCAATGTAGGCTTGCCGACGCTGGCCCAAGCGTTCAACGCCTCCTTTGCGCAGGTGCAATGGATCGTCCTCGCCTATCTACTTGCCATCACCACACTGATCGTCAGCGTCGGCCGTCTCGGCGACCTGACCGGTCGTCGCCGGCTCTTGATGATCGGTATTGGTCTGTTCACCCTGGCTTCAGCCCTGTGTGGCCTGGCGCCCAGCCTCGGACTGCTGATTGGCGCCCGCGCGCTGCAAGGCCTCGGCGCAGCGATCATGATGGCGCTGACCATGGCATTGGTGGGCGAAACAGTGCCAAAAGAACAAACCGGCAGCGCCATGGGCTTGCTTGGCACGATGTCGGCTATCGGCACCGCGCTGGGGCCTTCGCTCGGGGGCTTGTTGATCGCTGGATTGGGTTGGCGGGCGATGTTTTTGATCAGCATCCCTCTGGGTTTGCTGACGTTGTTCCTTGCTCACCGCCACTTGCCTGCCGACCACCTGAAGCCGAAAACCGCCCGCGTCGGTTTCGACCCAATCGGCACCCTGGTGTTGACCCTGACACTTGCCGCGTACGCGCTGGCCATGACCCTGGGGCGCGGTCATTTCGGTGCGCTGAATATCGGGCTGCTATTGGTGGCTTTCCTGGGTGCAGGCCTGTTTGCAAGGGTGGAGGCGCGGGTCGTCGCACCGCTGATTCGAATGGCCATGTTCCGCGACCTGCAGCTCAGTGGCAGCCTGGCCATGAGTCTGCTGGTGACGACGGTGATGATGGCGACGCTGGTGGTCGGGCCGTTCTATCTGTCGCAGGCGCTTGGATTGGAAGCCGTTTCGCTTGGATTGGTGATGTCGGTCGGTCCGCTGGTCGCCGCGTTCACCGGGGTGCCCGCCGGACGAATTGCCGACCGTTTCGGCGCCCGTTGCATGACGCTCGCCGGGCTCTTCGCCCTCGCCCTCGGCTGCTTTGCGCTGTCGGTGCTGCCGCAGACGCTGGGTGTGGGCGGTTACATTGCGCCCATGGTGGCCATCACCCTGGGCTATGCGGTGTTCCAGACCGCCAACAACGCCGCCGTCATGGCCGATGTGCAGCCGGATCAACGAGGTGTGGTTTCTGGCCTGCTCAATGTGTCGCGCAATCTGGGACTGATCACCGGCGCATCGGCATTGGGCGCGGTGTTCGCCCTCTCATCGGCAACGGAGGAGATCAGCGCCGCACACCCACAGGCAGTGGGTAGCGGCATGCGCATGACCTTTATGGTCGCGCTGGTCCTGATTGTCGTTGCCTGCTGCATTGCGATGGCTTGTCGACGCAACAAGCCCGCTTGAACCGTACAGTTCAGGCAGGCTCGCGTACAACAAAAGGCGCTTACTTTTGCAGCACCACCAACGGCGTGTCTTTCTTGACGATGTAGGTCGCCAGCTCCGAACCTTTGCAGGTGCCGATATTCTTCGCTACATGCGCAGTGCCAGCCGGTATGTACATCGAATCCCCCGCCTTTAACGTTATTGGCGGCTGCCCTTCGAGTTGATACTCGAAGGTGCCGGGCGGATACGTTCAGATACACGCGCTTATGTCGGAGGCCGATTCTTCCGCCCGAATCTGTCGAAAATCACCCACACGCATTGCCTTGAACGCACGACCGGCACCAGAGTGGTTTATCGAAGACCTCTCGCTCTTGACGGGTTTGCGGTCTGCGACTTTGGATTTCTAAGCGATACCGTTCGAACAGGCGAGGCGTTGCGCTCAGAGCGTCATGATCGGCCTCAGCAACGCCTGCCCCTCATAGAGCGCCGACAAATAGCGCTCGCGCATGTCCTCGACGGTCATGCGCGAGGCGTGAGTGGTCAGCGTCAACGCCGCCTGCAACTGCCCTTCCCTGTCGATCAGCGGCACACTCAGCACCCGCATGCCGACTTCGTACTCCTGGTCCACCAGCACGTAACCGCGCTCGGCCGCCAAGGCGATTTCGTGGCGAACCTGCGCTTCATCGGTGAGGGTGTAAGGCGTGATCGCCCGTGGCGGATTACGCGCAAAATAGGCGCTGAGCGCCTCTTCGCCAAGACTGGCCAGCCACAATCGACCGCTACCCGTGCAATACATGGGCACCCGCGAACCCGGTCGAATCGACATCGAAGTGATGTGGCTGTAACGGCTGCGCACCACGTGCACGATGTCATCGCCATCGCGCACACCCACCGACACATGCTCCTGCGTGGTACGCGCCACCTGTTCGACGATGGGCCGCAGCATGCGTGGTAACACCGCCGAATCGACATACGCCTGGCCAATCCGCAAGGTCTTGGCGGTCAGCCAGTAATAGCGGCCATCGGTCTGCGCAAAATCGTCATGCACCAGCGTCAGCAAAAAACGCCGAGCGGCGCTTTGGGTCATGTCGGCCATGCGCGCCACTTCGGGCACGCTCAAGCGTGGATGTTCCTGGGAAAACAGCTGCAACAGCGCCAGGCCTTTTTGCAATCCGACGATCAAATCCCGTGGATGAATGGTGGGCTGCTTCATCGTTATGAACTCTTAATTGCACAAAGGCTGCGATTATCGCACTGCCATTGCGATTATCAACGTATTCACCCCTGCGCTTGATTGTTCGTCCTCATCCTCGCTTGCAGTATCGGCCCTACAACACAGCCAACAAGCGGGTACATCACATGATTCAGGGTTCGACTGAACTGGTCGCCATCGTCGGCTCACCTGTTGCCCAGGTGAAATCGCCGGAAAACTTCAACCGCTGGTTCGCCGACAGCCAGCACAACGTTGCCATGCTGGCCATCGACCTTGCGCCGAACGCCCTGCAAAATTTCATTGAAACCCTGCGCGGCTGGCACAACCTGCGTGGTTGCGTGGTCACCGTACCCTACAAACAACTATTGGCCGGTCGCCTGGACAGCGTCAGTGAACGTTCAGCGGCGCTGGGCTCGGTCAATGTGATCCGCCGCGAGGCGGATGGTCGGCTGGTGGGCGATATTGTCGACGGCGAGGGTTTCCTCAATGCCGCGCGCAAACACGCTTTCAACCCGCAAAACAAACAAGCGCTGGTCATTGGCACGGGCGGCGTCGGCAGTGCGATTGCCTATTCGCTGTGCCAGGCCGGGGTCAGTCACCTGGCCATCAGCGACCTCAGCCAGGAGCGCGTCGAGGTGCTCGGCGAGCTGTTGCGCGAAGCCTTTCCGGACATTGTGATCAGCGCCAACCCGGCGTCGCTCGAGCACTTCAACCTGATCGTCAACGCCTCCCCCGTCGGCATGGGCGCTGCCGACGACGGACCGATGCCGTTATCGCTCGCCCTGATGCAAACCCTGCAAACGGCGACGCTGGTGGCGGATGTCGTGACCTCGCCTGCAGTAACGCCGTTTCTTGCCTTCGCCCAACGCCAGGGGTGCGCGATCCAGACCGGACCGGAAATGGCACTGGCGCAACTGGGCAATCTCGGCCACTTCATGGGCGTGACGCCGCTGGAAATCTGACTTCCAGCCGCGTCCTCGATAGGCGATAGACAATGAACACTTCGACTTCATCCAGTGCCAGCCTGACCTATGACGTGATTGTGCTGGGCAGCGGCGCCGCCGGTTTCGCGGCGGCAGTGACAGCCAGTTCCCGCGGCCTCAAGGTTTTGTTGGTGGAAAAGACCGAGGACTTCGGCGGTACGTCGGCGATTTCCGGCGGCGCGGTCTGGCTGCACGACACCGACCAGGCCCGGGCCGCCGGGCATCACCTGCCCGCCGAACAGATGCGCCGATACCTCAAGGAGGTGATCGGTGACGGCTACAACCCGGAGCTGATTGACGCTTTCATCGAAAAGGGCCGTGAAGCCCTGCGCTATCTGGAAACCCACAGCGAACTCAAATACAGCCTGCGCCCGCTGTCCCCTGACTATTACCCGGACTTGCCCGGTGGCACGCAGACCGGCCGCGCACTGGAAATCGACGAGTACGACGGACGCCGCCTCGGCGAACATTTCAAAGACCTCAAGCGACCACCGGACGGCATGCTGTTGTTCGGCGGCATGATGGTCAATCGCGTCGACATCCAGCATTTTCTCAGCTTCAAGCGATCGCCAAAATCGCTCTGGCACTGCCTGAAACTGATGGGGCGTTATGCCGTCGACCGCCTCAGTCATCCTCGCGGCACTCGCCTGACCGTGGGCAACGCCTTGATCGCGCGGCTGGCCACCACGGCCCTGGCCAACGGCGTCGACCTCTGGTTGCAAGCCACTCCTGAGTCGTTGCTGGTTGAACAGCGCAAGGTCAAGGGCCTGCAGATCACCCATCGCGGCGTGACCCGTCAGGTATTCGCTCGTGGTGGCGTGGTCTTGGCCATGGGTGGTTTTGCGGCCGGCAAACAGGCTGCGCAACAGCGGCCCGATACGGCTTCGGAGCACTGGAGCATGTCACCGCCGGCCAATGTGGGTGACGGGCAGCGGCTGGCTGCATCGGTCAACGCGGCGATTGGCGACAACCTTTCGGCGAATTTCTATTGGGCCCCGGTCTCGGTACTGCACAAGGCCGACGGCAGCGTCGAACGCTTTCCGCACTTGGTCACCGACCGGGCCAAACCGGGCGTGATTGCGGTTAATCGCGCCGGGAAGCGATTCGTCAATGAGTCCGACTCTTACCACTGTTTTGTCCAGGGCATGTTCGCCAACGGTGGCGCCAACGCACCCTGCTGGCTGATCTGTGACAGCGAAGCCTTGAACAATTACGGCATGGGACTGGCACGTCCCCGGCCGGTCGACAACAGCGCATTGGTCGACGCCGGTTACCTGCTGCGCGCCGACAGCGCCGCGGAGTTGGCGCAAAAAACCGGCATCGATGCGGTCGCACTGGAACAGACCCTGGCGCGATTCAATGCCGATGCCGAGCATGGCGTCGACCCGCAGTTCGGCAAGGGCAGCAGCGCTTACAACCGCTACATGGGTGATCCGCTGCATCAACCCAATCCGTGCCTGAAGCCGCTGCGCAAAGCGCCCTTCTATGCCATTCGCCTGTTCACCGGCGACCTCGGCTCGGCCCGTGGACTGGTCACCAACGGCCAGGCCAACGTTCTGGATCAGAACGGCGCGCCGATCACCGGGCTCTACGCCGCCGGCAATGAAATGAATTCGATCATGGACGGCACCTACCCCGGACCCGGCATCACCCTCGGCCCCGGTATTACCTTCGGTTACCTGGCCGCCAGCGATATCGCCGACCGGCTCAACCCCGACGCTGCACACAATTCCCACACTGGAGAACAGCATGTTTTACGAACTGCGCACCTACACGATTAAACCGACACGGCTTGGCGACTGGCTGGCCCTGTACAAAACCGCCGCACTGGCGGTCCAGCAAGAACACTTGGGCAACCTGGTTGGCTTCTTCACCACCGAGATTGGTGAAGCCAATCAAGTGCTGCACATCTGGGCCTA
The Pseudomonas sp. MYb327 DNA segment above includes these coding regions:
- a CDS encoding ABC transporter permease subunit, producing the protein MPSGRKLVIGIPFLWLCLFFLLPFFLVMKISFSEAALAIPPYSEIYTYAEQKFELMLNVGNYALLTADELYLSAYLGSLKVALLSTLMCLVIGFPMAYAITKTSKEAQNVLLLLIMMPTWTAILIRVYAWMGILSNNGLLNAFLMWTGLTSHPIEILNTNTAVYIGVVYAYLPFMVLPLYANLVKHDGSLLEAASDLGSSNFNNFWKITVPLAKNGIIAGCMLVFIPVVGEFVIPELLGGPETLMIGRVLWQEFFNNRDWPVASALAVVMLLILIVPILLFNRSQAKEMEARG
- a CDS encoding ABC transporter permease subunit; this translates as MKRFGFSKFMLVFGLSFIYLPMLILVIYSFNASKLVTVWGGWSFKWYAGLLDNTQLMGSVVRSLEIACYTAIAAVALGTLAAFVLTRVTRFKGRTLFGGLVTAPLVMPEVITGLSLLLLFVAMAQLIGWPMERGIVTIWIAHTTFCAAYVAVVVSARLRELDLSIEEAAMDLGAKPFKVFFLITIPMIAPSLAAGGMMSFALSLDDLVLASFVSGPGSTTLPMEVFSAVRLGVKPEINAVASLILLAVSIVTFMVWYFSRRAEASRKRAIQEAMEQTASESWQQPKKQMATATA
- a CDS encoding polyamine ABC transporter substrate-binding protein is translated as MKMFGRTLLTLSLLGAIATGAQANDKVLRVYNWSDYIAPDTVKKFEDETGIQVTYDVFDSNETLEARLLAGKSGYDIVVPSNSFLAKQIKAGVYQELDKSKLSNWKNLNTVLLKNASASDPDNGHAFPYMWGSIGIGFNPDKVKEVLGTNAPTNSWDLLFKPENAEKLKACGISFLDSPTEMIPAALHYLGYPVNDQDKAHIAEAEALFMKIRPSVAYFHSSKYISDLANGNICVAVGYSGDVLQAKARAEEAGDKVKIDYSIPKEGAGSFYDMVAIPRDAANVENAYLFMNFLMRPDIIAEITNNIGYSNANAAATPLVDEAIRNDPGSYPPEAVMATLYAIPDQPIAVQRIMTRGWTKVKLGK
- the thpR gene encoding RNA 2',3'-cyclic phosphodiesterase; translation: MNEQSHEPFKRLFFALDCAPPLQKAIAQWRSDLQLRIGRPVPVENFHLTLKFLGAVGIAQMADICTAVASVRTPDERLTVELDRLDVWRRAGVLVLVPGQTSPALLRLVYDLEQALSPFGLEDAPREFRPHLTLARDYRAPVPESATPPEFILRADRFTLFESHKGRYRALAEWPLGSA
- a CDS encoding DUF1428 domain-containing protein, whose product is MSYVDGFVIAVPTANREKFKKHAEMAAGIFIENGALSLAECWGDDVPDGKVTSFPMAVKLKEDETVVFSWIIWPDKPTRDAGMAKLMTDPRVQPDVNPAPFDGQRMIFGGFEMIVKA
- a CDS encoding LysR family transcriptional regulator — translated: MSIPDFNLLITLDVLLAEGSVAGAAKRLRLSPSAMSRALARLRETTGDPLLVRAGRGLVPTPRALELRERVSQLTQDVEAVLRPAEQPDLKQVVRTFTLRTREGFVENFGSALIARVASEAPGVRLRFIHKPDKDSAGLRDGTVDLETGVVGKAASPELHTQGLFRDRLIGVVSAGHSLSLGEVTPARYAAGRHISVSRRGLDKGAIDEALERLELERQIVTVVSGFSTALALARSSDLIATVPERHTANLRSGMHSFMLPLSLPEFTVAMIWHPRLNADPVHRWLRVCLRDVCTSY
- a CDS encoding MFS transporter translates to MISTTAIVQGAQQTRAGRWALASLSLSMLLSSLGTSIANVGLPTLAQAFNASFAQVQWIVLAYLLAITTLIVSVGRLGDLTGRRRLLMIGIGLFTLASALCGLAPSLGLLIGARALQGLGAAIMMALTMALVGETVPKEQTGSAMGLLGTMSAIGTALGPSLGGLLIAGLGWRAMFLISIPLGLLTLFLAHRHLPADHLKPKTARVGFDPIGTLVLTLTLAAYALAMTLGRGHFGALNIGLLLVAFLGAGLFARVEARVVAPLIRMAMFRDLQLSGSLAMSLLVTTVMMATLVVGPFYLSQALGLEAVSLGLVMSVGPLVAAFTGVPAGRIADRFGARCMTLAGLFALALGCFALSVLPQTLGVGGYIAPMVAITLGYAVFQTANNAAVMADVQPDQRGVVSGLLNVSRNLGLITGASALGAVFALSSATEEISAAHPQAVGSGMRMTFMVALVLIVVACCIAMACRRNKPA
- a CDS encoding IclR family transcriptional regulator C-terminal domain-containing protein; protein product: MKQPTIHPRDLIVGLQKGLALLQLFSQEHPRLSVPEVARMADMTQSAARRFLLTLVHDDFAQTDGRYYWLTAKTLRIGQAYVDSAVLPRMLRPIVEQVARTTQEHVSVGVRDGDDIVHVVRSRYSHITSMSIRPGSRVPMYCTGSGRLWLASLGEEALSAYFARNPPRAITPYTLTDEAQVRHEIALAAERGYVLVDQEYEVGMRVLSVPLIDREGQLQAALTLTTHASRMTVEDMRERYLSALYEGQALLRPIMTL
- a CDS encoding shikimate dehydrogenase, whose amino-acid sequence is MIQGSTELVAIVGSPVAQVKSPENFNRWFADSQHNVAMLAIDLAPNALQNFIETLRGWHNLRGCVVTVPYKQLLAGRLDSVSERSAALGSVNVIRREADGRLVGDIVDGEGFLNAARKHAFNPQNKQALVIGTGGVGSAIAYSLCQAGVSHLAISDLSQERVEVLGELLREAFPDIVISANPASLEHFNLIVNASPVGMGAADDGPMPLSLALMQTLQTATLVADVVTSPAVTPFLAFAQRQGCAIQTGPEMALAQLGNLGHFMGVTPLEI